atgtgccttaccaaaaagctcctgtttggtctcatctgtccaaaggacattctcccagaagctttgtggcttgtcaacatgcatttttgcaaattccagtctcgcttttttatgagtttttttcagcagtggtgtcctccttggtcgtctcccatgaagtccactttggctcaaacaccgacgaatggtgtgatctgacactgatgtaccttggccttggagttcacctttaatttctttggaggttgctctgggctctttggatacaattccaacgatccgtctcttcaatttgtcatcaattttcctcttgcggccacgtccagggaggttggctactgtcccgtgggtcttgaacttctgaataatatgagccactgttgtcacaggaacttcaagctgtttagagatggtcttatagcctttacctttaagatgtttgtctataattttttttcggatgtcctgggacaattctctccttcgctttctgttgtccatgttcagtgtggtacacaccttttcaccaaacagcagggtgactacttgcctccctttaaataggcagactgactgattatgagtttggaaacacctgtgatgtcaattaaatgacacacctgagttaatcatgtcactctggtcaaatagttttcaatcttttatagaggtaccatcatttttgtccaggcctgtttcattagtttgtttttttaaataattatgttaatcaacaattcaaaagtaatggctgtttttgattatttaattttcaataaatttttatttattgttacttttgtgagtttcaagtgatttcagtgagaattgtgggtttttccttctttaactgaggggtaccaacaattttgtccacgtgtgtagaagaTTGCCCGGGAAATATGATCGAAAAATAGATGATGTATTGTTGACCGGGAGATCATCGCCTGGACACTGAAGCCAAAGCACCAGGTAAGCAGACAGTCTTCCATCTATTGTCAAAAATCTGGGAATTTCTATGCATAGGCCGAGGTTATTGTAACAAATCTGTGATCCAGTTTCGATTTGATTTGTAAACTGTGCAATGCGAGGCAAACTGTAAGGAGTACGGAGATTCTGTGCCTATAACAGTCCGCCGGCAGCTGCCGGTTACTCCCTCCGCCCATTGGGAGTGGGCAAGCGGCTTGCTGGGTCCCGCGGGCCGGTCCCGAATGGGAGCGGGACCTGGCTGCTGGCATGGCTGCCTTAAATCCAACATTAGTTGTGGTGCTCCGATGATCTTAGCTTGTTCCATGTCCGCTACCATATCTGGGCTCCGTCCGAAATCTTCGCCTGATCTTGCTAGCTATTTGTGTgcgcctgtgtgtttgtgtgtgtggagtaGCCACTGTCACTGCCCGATGTAATGGTGTCACTTAAGGATCGTTTCGTGGAACCCAAGCAGAGAACACACAGCAAGGCAGAGGCAGGATATAACAGATTTAATGGGGAAAACAGAGGGAAGATGAGGGAGCGGGGATTGGGTCCAGGAGGGGCAGGCGGTTCTTGGCCGGAGAGGTAGGCAGTGGAGCCGGGGAACGACGGTATGCAGCCGCCTTGGGAAGGCGGGGTGTGACGGCAGGAGGGGGGCGGACACTTGGCGAGCGGAGCGGCGGCTTGGTTGCCGGTAAGGAGAAGCCAGACACAGACTGGGCAGAGCAGCAGGAGGGTTCGATTGAGCAGGCAGGGAACAGAGTCGGTAATCCGGAGGAACACACAGAAGAATCCAGAGCAAGGAGGGATCCGGGCAACCGCGAGGCTGCCTCCACACAGTCACagcggaggagagagagagagagagagagagggagagagagagagagggagagcaggtACTGGGTTGTCAGTTGGGGCAGACAGAGAGCAGGGGGGCCCTGGCAGTCACTCCAAatgaagtcacactcgcagctgtggagggcactttaATTTAAGGGGAGGGTGTAAATAAGATGAGATGCCCTTTTCACTCCGCCCAACAGAAGCACacgtcaccatggcaacacaacGACGCTCCCTGTGGTAGCGGCCAAAGGGAGATATCGTGTATTTCAATGATCTCCACCGAGGGAGGACCTGATTTATTGTTAACATCTTCATTTCTTAAcgaatgaaacaaaaattctACAACAATGGTGTGTGtgaatttgatttatttatgaatAGGCTTATATAGCCCAACATTAACATAGAAAGTTGCAATTCCTCTGGAATATGGGTGTGAATGTCGTGACTGGAATTTCAAAAGAATCATGAAagaatttatgatttttttaaattaaataaattatccagcattcagacagacagagcaTATTGACATGGGTGAGCTCAGGTAGATAAGAGATGGCAGATGATGTTGAAGGCTGTTGGTAAGGAGGTGGAAAGAGTGAAAAGAGAGCAAATCTGGAAAAAGCAGacaacccccaccccccaacccTCCACCAAGATAAATTGataaattgttttttgtttgtttgtttgtttgttttggggtgGGGGCAGGTACACATTCTGGCAATAAATGTTTAGCAACACTAATGTATGCTTTTCCTTTCTCTTACAGaccaaaatagaaaacaaacttCACTTCAAGAGTGTAAGGTTTCAGATGTTGGGTACCTCACAAGCCGGGTGGAAATGCCAAGTGGTATGGAGGGGTGGAGTGTGACGGTAAAAAGAGCCACAGCAgacaggagtttttttttccagagctctgatattttttctgggtttttaaTTAATCCAAAAACTTACAATAAAAGATTCTGAAGAGGCAACAAACGGTGCAGGAAGAACATGTGGCAGCATTCTTGTTCAGCAGAGCACACAGCCTGACCCCTCTCACACGCACACTCCTCACACCTGCCACCTAATCATTCCAGATCATACCATTATCACCATCTCCTCACACCAAACTCATCTCCCCCACCAGATTTACCTGGCTAATACACTCAagactacacacaacatacacagaactatacaggaaaatgaaacccataataaaccaaagaattaactaaacaaaaatctaaacaaaatcaaacactcTAACAACTCCCCCCCTCTCTATCTCGACTGCCTGGTATGATCTAATCACTGATCAAATCCAGGTGCGCCACCCCTGGGTGCATCTCCAAGTGTGCACTTCATGAACACGCCCCCTGGAAACAGAACTCAGAGGGAGAAGTTAGAGGGATATCaaataaacataacaaaaccaaaataactTCCTGTATCAGTCTGTCAGTTCATGCAGCTTTACAGTAGTGAGGAGGATGCTTCATCAGCTCCCTTACAaagagaaagcaaaaaaaaggtaACGAAAAGCAAAATGGAATCACGGTGGACAAAGAGACATAGAGTTTTGTCTATGGTAAAGGCTTGTGAATCAAAGATACTAAATGACTTTGAAAAAGCCAACATTGAGGTGAAAATTTCACCAGTAGCAAAGGGCCAGCCAACTATAGGAGCTGTGAGATCAACAGTGGGTGAGAGCCATGCATCATTGGATGCTGCGCCTGAGTGTACATCAAATTCCAAGCATCATCTTGATCAAGATGATCATCATGGTGATGATGATCATCACTATCAAGAAGATGATCATCTTGATCATGAGGATGATCGTCTGGATTGTGATGATGATCATCTTGACCGTGATGATGATCATGACACTGATCATTTTACTCATCACCATGATCATCATCAACATGATGTAGATGTGGATCGTGTGGATGATGATCCCCAACAATAGAAGTCTTAATCACAAGCCTGAGATTCTGGGCCTCAACATTTTCAGTATCATTAGTGGCAATGACTGCTCTCTTGAGCATTTTGCGTGCATTTCATCCCGAGTTGCCAAAAGATGCTCGCACAATTTTAAAGACACAAGgtgaaatacaaacaataaaaatagaggGGGGAGAATATTATCATGTTGGCCTAGCCACAGGATTGATGTCAAGACTGAAGTCTGTGAAGCTGCCTgacaatttgtccaaaattaagcTCCAGTTTAACATTGATGGTCTGCCACTATTCAAAAGCAGCAAAGCTCAGTTCTGGCCTATCCTAGCAACAACTGACCTATATTTGAGTAGATCCCCATTCCTCGTCGGCCTCTTCTGTGGCTTTAGCAAGTCAAAAAGTGTCTTTGAATTCCTGGGCCCATTTGTTAAGGATCTTGCTGACATTCTAAAAAATGGAATTGTTCACAATGGGAAGCAGATACTGGTTGAAGTGTGCTGATTTGTGTGTGATGCCCCAGCTCGGGCTTtcataaaaaatactaaaagccACAATGGTTACTCTGGATGCGACAAGTGTTTTCAAGTTGGTGAATGGCACAACAAAATGACTTATCCAGACACAAAAGTCAAATTGAGAACGGACACAGACTTTAATTCTCTGATTGATGAAGACCACCACTTGAATCAAACACTGCCCCCACTTGCTGGTCTGGTGAAGATGGTGACAATGTTCCCATTAGACTACATGCATTTATGCTGTCTGGGGGTAACTAGGAAGTTGCTGTACATTTGGATTAAAGGCAGGTCACTAGCAACTAGGCTGCTCAGTAAAACAATTGAAGATATTTCCCTAAAGTTGATGAGACTAAAACCTTATACACCTGCTGAATTTTCTCGCAAACCCAGGCAATTGTCGGAAATAGATCGGTGGAAGGCAACAGAGCTGCGGTACTTCATGCTTTATGCTGGCCCAGTAGTACTGAGAGACATAATTCCCTTTGCAATGTACAacaattttatgttgttttcggTGGCCATGCATCTACTGTTGTCTCCACAGTCATCTAACCAGATAATTGATTTTGCTCAAGAACtgttaatttcatttgtgaggCACTATGGGCAGTTGTATGGCAGAAATGAAATAACATATAATGTACATCAGCTGACACACTTGGCAGCAGAATATCATCTCTTTGGTCCATTGGACAACATATCAGCCTTTCCATACGAGAATTACTTGGGTCAGCTGAAGCGCCTGTTGCGCAAGCCTCACTTGCCTCTACAACAAGTGATTAAAAGGCTTTCAGAAAAACCTGTGCAGACCACAATCTCTGTCAAGACAGGACACAAATTCCTACATCCTCACCATGACGGACCACTGACATCTTGCACTAGACATGGAGAGCAATACCGCAAGCTCCAAACAGAAAAGTTCACTTTATCATCCAAGTCTGGGGATAACTGTTTTCTCATTCTTGAGGACATTGTACTTATTGAAAACATTGTCAGGATCCCAGAGACTCAAGAGACCTTTGTCATCTTTCGAAAGTTCTCCAAGAAAGAGTCCTTCGGCCAGTATCCGTTTCCCTCTGAGAGGATTGGGGTGTTTACAGTATCGGGGCTGAACATGGCAGTAAGTGTGGCAAAGCTTCAGCATATTGTCAAAAAGTACATACTTTACCctgacaaaacaaaatttattgCTGTCCCAATTGTCCATACCAATTAATAAAGACATGAAGTTTCCAAAAATTTCATTTGATCTGTCTGATAATTCATGAAATCGGTTCccttttttttgcttgtgtgtTCAATAGTGTGCCTCAAGATGAGTGAgaggacaaacaaaaacaaagaatggTACATAGTTAAATTTAGTAGTGGTGCTGTTGAAATTGTTCCAAGCACTTGGATTGATGGGGATAAAGTCTTCTGGCCCCCACTGAACCCCAAGGACACCAATAAGATGTATTCAGTCATCCGAAACAGGGAGCAGCCAAGGCCTGGATGGCAGATCCATAAGCCTTTGAAGGTCCTCAGCAGCCATGATGGGTTTGCCTCAGACGTCTGCACACAGGTCCATGtatgaatgatatgaaaaatattgattacattatattacattataaACATTATTGtcaataatattaaaatactaCAGGGCCTACACAGTATatgaatgtaattttttgttcttGACATTAACTGTGCCTGGATGTTGTACTGTAATGTAGGTGACCATGCTGAGGCAAGCAAATGGCTGTCCAGGTATCTCAGCGGAGACTGTGACACGACAGACATTCAGTCTGAAGAGGAGTGTACTCCTCAGCTGAAAAGAGCAAGAAGGTGATACTGTCTGTTAAAGTTAATATTGTTTGTTGATGTACtagcagacacttttgtccACAGAAAGGTGTTAATTGAAtaatttttgttgatgtttgggCCAAAGCCTTCGGTTCCCATGCCTAACAATCAAATGTAtaatttcctcatttttgtcGAGGGGTTTGCAAATGCTCAACCTCTGTGgcataaatgtaaatgtacagTTCAGGTTAAGCTTGATTACCCCTTCTGTAAACAAACAGCCCCTTGATTTTCTAAACTGAATGATTCCACAAAACATGCTAAATGTGGAACATGCTGATTAATTTTAACTAAAATCGCAAAGAAAATGCCAAACAAACGTACATATATCAGTCATGGGTGTAGCCAGATTAGAAGTGTGTTTGAGGCAACATATAGCCCATTTGGAAAACAATTGGTTTACTAACAACCACTTACCTGCATGCCTGATGGTTGCCCAAACCCTGGTAGAAGTGGTCGAGGAGGAGCTTGACTTGTACTTGtagtcctaaaaaaaaaaaaaatttaaagggtcaggtttttttgtttgtccaggaatttcctctctctttctacacacacacacacacacacacacacacacacacacacacacacacacacacacacacacacacatatatacgggctttgcaaaagttctgttacactcggtttcatgatctttagagacgtttacatgtcggagtgaaaaattccattaaataaactgaaagttctaccttataggcaggtgtccttaatacaaacttttttctccggtgaagttgtatcaagatggaagtcaaaagagttgagatatctgctctcctttgtgctgaacatcagccggatgaccgtccacagagtcgcggagaggctaaagaatggtgaagatctttcaggtcttcaccattcttgaaagatcactgaaagatcttcaccattcttgagcctctcctcgactctgtggacggtcatccggctgatgttcagctgcttggctctgtcagacttgttgtgtccagcatgaaggagagcagatatttaaattcttttgacttccatctagatacaacttcaccggagaaaaaaattgtattaaggacacctgcctataaggtagaactttcagtttatttaatggaatttttcactccgacatgtaaacgtctctaaagatcatgaaaccgtgtaacagaacttttgcaaagcccggtatatatatatatatatatatatatatgtacacatacatatgtgcatatgtgtgtgagtgtgtgtatgtgtacataATCAAAATGATTTCTCATTTGTGGACTTACAGGCCAAATCCCAGATTTAATTCAGACTCTGACAGCTGTGACACCCAGGAAAGACTCCCACAAGCCCCCAGAATTCTGTATCCAGGtaaatgtgtgagtgtgtgtgtgcacgtgtgtatAATGCATGATTTGGCAGAGCATTAAGAATCTGATTATCACCTCATATCATCTTCTCACCTCCAACCATCCAATCAAATCTAGCCTCATCTTCCCCAAAAACATACGAGACCCTCCAATTTGGATGTCTCTCTGAGGACCTCTTTCAGAAGAGTTCTGTCTCTGGCACCTTCATGGAAGAGTTCCAAAGCCAAAGTTTGCTGGCCCCGCCAACTGGAATACAACTCCCACAGGAGTCATCTCCTGCAggtatattttaaaaagaaacatttaaatatggCAATTTTGGAAACTTTAAAATTCAAACCTGCTAAAAACCCTGTCAAATGGTCTGCTTTCTATCTTCATATTAGTTACTGATTCAAGGGACAATGCGCGGCAGGCCTTAAAAGGCAAGTGCAACAATGTTATTTCATCTTTCCTCTGTGCTTTTAACTAAGAATAAGCCACCAACCTTCAATAGTTCAATTGACAAATTGCAcataaactaaatattttagtTTATAGGAAAGTTTAAGGACATACTTGGGATCAAACATGTGGGACCACAACTCATGTCACCACTGAACTTAGATAACAGAATTGTTAATGTGAAATACTGTCCTTGGAGGGCATTTCCTCTCAACTACACTACCACTGTGGAACAAAATTTGTTATGTGAGCTGGGTATCGTGTGGTCATGTTGGCAGAAAAGGCAGATTTGCAGAACTGAGAATACTGACACAgatcttttacattttttctacatCTAAACATGACTGGCATTTCTCTCTTTCACCTTGCATTACACATTCAAATAGTTAAATTGTTGTTAGATTGTTTATAAGAAAGTTAAAATGAATGGGATTCCAAACCACTAAATTGTAATACAGGCAGAcgaaaaaagtttaaaaaataatttcattctTTCCACATATTACTGAAATGTCTAAATTCAATGGGGTGCACACTTACAGTGCATATGTTTTTCAATAGATGTGGCGATGCAGAGACTCCTAACTGCTGTAAGTGAGTTGACCAAAGAAGTCAGGGACCTGCGGCAGGAGTTCAGAGAATTCTGCCAGTCCTGCGGGTGTGGCCAGGCTGTAGCACCGGTGGGACCTCAGCCGGGGGTGTCCTTCGACTTGCCATTGTGCAATTTAGAGGCACTAGACCAAGCAGAGGCCGCTCTGCAAACAGAGGACAACCAGGGAGCAATGGTAGGTTTATATACAGATTTTATGTAATGGAAAACTCAAGTGATCCACAACTAAAACAATGAAagtaataaaatacatatacatatgtTCAATAATGACAGTATTTTTATATTGATAATTAGGCCTATCTGAATTTGTATTTACTCTCAAACGTATTGATTccacattaaagaaaaaaagtaattgCTCGCAATGCcaacacaatcacattcactAAAATGACACTTGTTTTTTACACTTCTTGTTTGTGTAATACATACCTTTTGTTCTGATAGACTGCACTCCTTGCCAAAATTGGAGGGACCACTGTGGAGCTCAAAATCCGGAGGATGCTGGCATGGACTCTCACAAATGAGCTAGCTTCAGAAATTAATTGggctgggaaaaaaacaaagatccATCCAAACAGAAGCGCCCTTTCAGAGAGCTGGCTCTCTCCAAGTGCATGTTTGGTGAGTACTGTAGATTATTCAATTGATTTAGCCTATCAGCAGCAACAGTTCTCTAACAAATatgcataggcgtcagtttaggggggggcggtggggatgtgtcccccccactttttgtcaggggtcattttgtctccaacacattcaaattcttcacatgtaagccgttgtaaacccagttattttcagtagtatagaaaatttcgatgctcctgaacgcaccatccgcactcggccgagagttgcacagacatgcagcacaccttcgtgaggttaaaaaaaaacaaaacaaaaaaaaaaacaaaacgcgcagatgctaaatttgcgcccgtgccaagtggaagctccgaccagaggcgtgcaggggcaaaatttcggcccgggagaattagtactatagcggcccacagatcCCTCTAGccgcatgtaccgatagctctacagcttgagcctccgcctttggtgcggtggttgtgagttcaagcccaacttgtggcattttgccgccgttcttcgacattttctcaaagtgctgtggtctccatcccccccacttttaaaaacaaaaatatgcaaatatgcaATGCCTGGGGCCTACTGTTAACTCGAGCATATTTGAAAATAGGAATATTAATTAAATGAATCTCAAGAAACAAAACTTACACTTTAGCCCAATGATATGCTACTGACGGGCTTATGTGACAAATGCGCCGTGCAGATTTGCAACTGCGGTCACGTCAGCCGTCTCTCGTTTTTGCGtggtcaagccagccgctccaACATCTTCAGTGGCGGCTGGCCCATAGGGGGGGCTGGGGCTCCGCCCCACCAGCTGtggaggggatttttttaaattattttttttaatcagcttcagttttacttaatagtatgtgtgtgcctacatgtattttaaatcatttaaacaacattaacaCCAACCGACAACCGAATTTCCGCCGAACTACAGTATGTCATTCTCCCACGGGGCGCTCGGCAAAGTTCCCCTGACCTGCAGCTAAATAGCCAATCAGGTTATGGTTGCTCGGGGAAAATTACTTATAACACTgggtaacaaaaaaaattttttgaaaaattgtctagagttttttaactgatttaggAGGATTAAGTAGCGCTTAATCCGAAAATGACATTCGTTTTACTCTATCAGGTCAGGTTTTGAAGCTATACAGATTGgttgaaaatctaattttttgccCAAATCAAATACACCTCTGTGTAGTTAACGGCTGAGTTATGCCAATACTTCTTATCTAAGAATGCTTTattattacaaaatacacatttgaggGAGGACTGCACAGcggagtaagtggttagcactttcgccttgcagcgagaagatccctggttcgaatcccggggtgggcctgggatctttctgcatggagtttgcatgttctctctgtgcatgtgtgggttttctccgggtactccggcttcctcccacagtccaaaaatatgctgaggttaattgatcactctaaattgtccgtgagtgtgattgtgtgtctgtatatgtagccctgtgacagactggcgacctgtccagggtgtcccctgccttcgttcaagtcagctgggatagactccagtgaccctaatgaggataaagcggtgcatagaggatggatggacggacgttTGAGGGATCACTTATGTGATGTGTACAATGAACAGTCTCCAATCTGTGGGGTCATACTTTGTATGCTAGCTTGTGCAGGAGACCCGCAATGTCTGAACAATGCACCAAATCATTCTcctcagagaaaaaacagaggtattcctggtgtctgtttctgtaaaatgttatgCGAGTACTGTCTGCAAGAAGGTTCTTTTCCTTCAGTCGGGAAGCCAAAAGCTTAGATCACGAACTAGATCATTTAGCTCTATTTGTGTGAAAGGATGTGGAGCATCATCATCAAGAAACACCTGATCCTCTTGATCTTCATGGTCACTAGAGGAATCTCAGATGTATGAATCTGTGAGCATGCATGAATTCAAGCATGTCCTTTGTACATCCCTATGGCCTATGCCTACATAGATCgaatgaaaatgtttcataCCAACTTTCACCTATCGCCAGATAAGTGTTTGTATAAGGAAACAGTCTGCaaaaggagaaaacacaaactcatGTATCCCTCTGCAGACATAAATAGCTTACAGTATTTTTTGTACCACTTTGCGCTTGCCTTTATCCACTCAGGTAACTGCAGACAGGTGGGTATGTTAATTGTTCATCAGTGTGTTCATATCTCTGATGTGCACATTCGAGAGACGGCTGACGTGATCGCAGTGACTTGCATTACTGGATTACTGGAACTCTGTAGCTGTATGGTTACCCATTTCTTTATTTGCTTACCACGTGTCCACAGAAAATGCCCCTTAAATCCActagcaaaacacaaaacttcaaCAATTTTTTTGCCGGCGTTGCGGTCAAAAACCGTTTGTGCTCTAGCCTGTCAAACCACCTGGCACATCATGCATAGGTGCTCACTCAATCAGTGTCCGGTGGACACACAGacataaatgatcaaaataaaatggcaaaatggcCATAGCATACGCCTTTCCTTTTTCAGGGGCTaactttgcattttctttctcttttctgtttagATGCTCTTATTCTGGAGGGAGGAACAGCCACACAGTTTGAGTTTGCACAGGTGGTGCAGAAGTGGCTGCGCTATGCACCAGATAGGGCAGGGGGGACTGGACGCTCTAAATTGCCTATGCAACCGACCTCTTGAGACTGTTCTTCTCTtttgttcttcttgttcttctcatTGGTTGCTGTAGAAATATTTCTGGAATTCTTGAATAAGTTGGTGGAGGGAAGGTGGGacatcacacacatcacacaagacaacgcacgcacgcacacac
This window of the Acanthochromis polyacanthus isolate Apoly-LR-REF ecotype Palm Island chromosome 8, KAUST_Apoly_ChrSc, whole genome shotgun sequence genome carries:
- the LOC127535018 gene encoding uncharacterized protein LOC127535018, encoding MLYCNVGDHAEASKWLSRYLSGDCDTTDIQSEEECTPQLKRARRPNPRFNSDSDSCDTQERLPQAPRILYPASSSPKTYETLQFGCLSEDLFQKSSVSGTFMEEFQSQSLLAPPTGIQLPQESSPADVAMQRLLTAVSELTKEVRDLRQEFREFCQSCGCGQAVAPVGPQPGVSFDLPLCNLEALDQAEAALQTEDNQGAMTALLAKIGGTTVELKIRRMLAWTLTNELASEINWAGKKTKIHPNRSALSESWLSPSACLMLLFWREEQPHSLSLHRWCRSGCAMHQIGQGGLDALNCLCNRPLETVLLFCSSCSSHWLL